One Gloeothece verrucosa PCC 7822 DNA window includes the following coding sequences:
- a CDS encoding WD40 repeat domain-containing protein, whose translation MEQWLTLFFRVALPVFKTLVYAGTNHLLSNFSDELESQQKHQVKQMLRTVGIGKQQALETESITLGEQIAELGYQKAIELQELVKDVTTTVNETRLDFHQQRFQQEKILQQKLAADKREAIVKLAAYQRETTLLLPEVQKTFEHWPLRLFPCQLLHSHPKDQLIPLRVLLAPPQIPAQAGEQFSEMGSVETEKRLSQKLRKFLNQHYSLHSSQRKTEFLGGAWKPQNFYGESSIKALFWMLKSEPTLILESEIDGNLLTLRLAYWGLGQQQYFYGTIFQIPYQEFLLESAKKRALKWKETAEKLLKLGKSREDINRLGGDNLFNLAILEELEELQQAGLDISQFPLNLKIHSQDWENLLNFLSLCHCFVAGSIADIHYLIQNDLSPILPDLLPQLIDEKIEEKSYWGLLRATVTIYEEVIQNLAKERPYWIPELTLKLAKSLIQLSDQSLAAEQVNSSLKIWLQQRQLSPVKGIEDLEVVQSSLTSQDQEYLKTLQECFAILGEHQKVIQVQGLLSYLNTPSPQNTSNQPIQFALAGTINTTSGGVVSLILSADGKELINLGDRSILEVWTLSASTPILSQTLTHHCGQVLACSLSPDQQFLATSDHTNNRSYIKLWHLPSETLEKTLFGHKKEIYALLITPDGQTLISASHKIKLWNLKSGEPFQTLFGHREWVTSLAVSPNGQILVSGSEDNTLRVWKLQTGDLFCTLSGHQAAVKTVAISPDGKFALSGSSDETINLWDIRNGKLVQTLKDHTDAVNTITFSPDGQYFVSGSEDTTLKIWNFQTLECVQTLNGHTCAISSIALSRDGHTLVSGDKDNKILIWQ comes from the coding sequence ATGGAGCAATGGTTAACTCTATTTTTTCGAGTAGCACTACCGGTATTTAAAACCCTAGTCTATGCCGGCACGAATCACTTACTATCCAATTTCTCTGACGAGTTAGAGAGTCAGCAGAAGCATCAAGTTAAACAGATGCTTAGAACAGTAGGAATAGGTAAGCAGCAAGCACTAGAAACAGAATCCATTACCCTTGGCGAACAAATCGCCGAATTAGGCTATCAAAAAGCCATAGAACTTCAGGAATTAGTCAAAGATGTCACCACAACGGTGAATGAAACTCGCCTAGATTTTCATCAGCAGCGATTTCAACAGGAAAAAATCTTACAACAAAAATTAGCCGCCGACAAGCGAGAAGCCATTGTTAAACTGGCGGCTTATCAACGAGAAACGACCTTACTCTTACCCGAAGTCCAAAAAACCTTTGAACATTGGCCGTTACGTCTGTTTCCTTGTCAATTGCTCCACAGTCATCCGAAAGATCAATTGATCCCTCTGCGGGTGTTGTTAGCGCCGCCCCAAATTCCCGCTCAGGCAGGGGAACAGTTTTCAGAAATGGGTTCAGTAGAAACCGAAAAAAGATTATCACAAAAATTAAGAAAATTTCTCAATCAACATTATTCTTTACATAGTTCTCAGAGAAAAACCGAATTTTTAGGGGGGGCTTGGAAACCCCAAAATTTTTATGGAGAATCCAGTATTAAGGCCCTATTTTGGATGTTAAAATCGGAACCCACTTTGATTTTAGAATCGGAAATAGATGGCAATCTATTAACTTTGCGGCTGGCTTATTGGGGATTAGGACAGCAACAATATTTTTATGGCACAATTTTTCAAATTCCCTATCAAGAGTTTCTTTTAGAATCGGCGAAAAAAAGAGCTTTAAAATGGAAAGAAACCGCCGAAAAACTTTTAAAATTAGGAAAATCTCGAGAAGATATTAATCGATTAGGAGGAGACAACCTCTTCAATTTGGCTATTTTAGAAGAATTAGAAGAATTACAACAAGCCGGACTTGATATTAGCCAATTTCCTCTCAATTTAAAAATCCATAGCCAAGATTGGGAAAACCTTTTAAATTTCTTGTCTTTATGCCATTGCTTTGTCGCTGGTTCTATTGCTGATATCCACTATCTGATTCAAAATGATCTTTCTCCGATTTTGCCGGACTTATTGCCTCAGCTAATCGACGAAAAAATCGAAGAAAAATCTTATTGGGGTTTACTGAGGGCAACAGTGACCATTTATGAAGAAGTGATACAGAATTTAGCAAAAGAGCGTCCTTATTGGATACCTGAGTTAACCTTAAAACTCGCTAAAAGCCTCATTCAACTGTCGGATCAGTCCTTAGCCGCCGAACAAGTCAATAGTTCTTTGAAAATTTGGCTACAACAACGACAACTCTCACCCGTAAAAGGAATAGAAGACCTAGAAGTCGTCCAGTCTAGCTTAACCAGTCAAGACCAAGAATATTTAAAAACCCTACAAGAATGTTTTGCCATTTTAGGAGAACATCAAAAAGTCATTCAAGTGCAAGGACTGCTGAGTTATCTCAATACACCCTCTCCGCAAAATACTTCTAATCAACCCATACAGTTTGCGCTGGCAGGAACCATCAATACCACATCCGGGGGGGTAGTTTCTTTAATTTTAAGTGCTGATGGCAAAGAATTAATCAATCTCGGGGATCGCTCTATTCTAGAAGTATGGACCCTGAGTGCTTCAACCCCCATTTTAAGCCAGACCTTAACCCATCATTGTGGTCAAGTTCTCGCTTGTTCCCTCAGTCCGGATCAGCAATTTTTAGCCACCAGCGATCATACCAACAATAGAAGTTATATTAAACTCTGGCATTTACCGAGCGAAACCCTAGAAAAAACCTTATTTGGACACAAAAAAGAAATTTATGCTTTACTCATCACCCCTGATGGTCAAACCCTGATCAGTGCTTCTCATAAAATTAAACTGTGGAACCTCAAAAGCGGCGAACCTTTCCAAACTCTCTTTGGTCATCGAGAATGGGTAACCAGTTTAGCGGTTTCTCCCAATGGTCAAATTCTCGTCAGTGGTAGTGAAGATAACACCCTCAGAGTTTGGAAGTTGCAAACCGGAGATTTATTTTGCACCTTAAGCGGACATCAAGCCGCCGTTAAAACAGTCGCTATCAGTCCTGATGGAAAATTCGCCCTCAGTGGAAGTAGCGACGAAACTATTAATTTATGGGATATTAGAAACGGAAAACTCGTCCAAACCTTAAAAGACCATACAGACGCAGTTAATACCATTACTTTTAGCCCTGATGGTCAGTATTTTGTCAGTGGAAGCGAAGATACCACCCTAAAAATCTGGAATTTTCAGACCTTAGAATGTGTCCAAACCTTAAACGGTCACACTTGTGCGATTAGTTCTATTGCTCTAAGTCGTGACGGACACACCCTAGTCAGTGGCGATAAGGACAATAAGATTTTGATTTGGCAATAG
- a CDS encoding FdhF/YdeP family oxidoreductase, with product MDADTKPADQHPQTPSTDEHHNPDKGGGLPLIQYWAEHTLSPEGPKLWQTLLHKSACLSCAWGTGGQKGGFTNEVGESLQRCMKSVEAISAEIQPPVKHHFFDEHSISQLQQLTSREADRLGRLSFPVILREGKTHYERISWQEIYQIAESAFRKAPERVASYSSGRSSNEAAYLLQLMMRTLGSNNLADCSDLCHVASTVGLKEMFGSGTSMVSLESLQKADCVVLVGSNAPANHPRLMNELIKLRDRGGKVIVVNPVQEVGLLKFASPAFPLTSLINGSEIASLYLQLIPGSDVALFVGIQKALIEQNLLKIDYLKDHTQGWEAVIDYAQLTPWEKITQTCGLSQPEIEVAAQMIASSKGVIFAWAMGVTQHTNGVDNVFAIANTALLSGNAGKEGAGTMPIRGHSNVQGYGSMGVTIRLKKEIQEALEKLLGRSLSRVPGYHARDLIEAAYGGKVDTLICVGGNLYAANPDLNQAKAALGQIETIFYLATKPNLGHFHGLARKNTIIIPVLNRFENPHKTTTESGNNFVRLNDEGKTHITEGYLISEVEFLSELAARLLGDYPVNWRGLQDTKYIRQLIAQTIPGFEKMATIDETGEEFTIGDRIFTEPLFATASGKASMYVTPIPELSLPTLKDFGLPESVKGIVLTLITLRSYSQHNTVVYKEHDYYRGMPHRHCILMNQKDAHSGGWQEHQRVTVQGDAGKLENVEIIFGSVRTGAAVMFYPEANVIFKAKTDPRCGIPGFKRVPVLIYA from the coding sequence ATGGATGCAGATACAAAACCAGCAGATCAACACCCTCAAACCCCTAGCACGGATGAGCATCATAACCCCGACAAGGGAGGCGGCTTACCCTTAATACAATATTGGGCAGAACATACCTTGTCTCCTGAAGGGCCCAAACTATGGCAAACATTACTTCATAAAAGCGCTTGTTTGTCCTGCGCTTGGGGAACCGGTGGGCAAAAAGGAGGATTTACCAATGAGGTAGGCGAAAGCTTACAACGCTGTATGAAGAGTGTAGAAGCCATCAGCGCCGAAATTCAACCCCCCGTTAAACATCATTTCTTTGATGAGCATAGTATTAGCCAACTTCAGCAGTTAACCTCCAGAGAAGCTGATCGCCTTGGTCGTCTCAGTTTTCCGGTCATTCTGCGTGAGGGGAAAACTCACTATGAGCGAATTTCTTGGCAGGAAATTTACCAAATTGCTGAAAGTGCTTTCCGTAAAGCCCCTGAGAGAGTAGCCTCTTATAGTTCCGGGCGTTCCTCCAATGAAGCCGCTTATCTGCTACAACTGATGATGCGGACATTAGGGTCAAATAATTTAGCCGACTGTTCGGATCTCTGCCACGTCGCTTCTACCGTTGGGTTAAAAGAGATGTTTGGGTCGGGCACTTCAATGGTCAGCCTAGAAAGCCTACAAAAAGCTGATTGTGTGGTTTTAGTTGGCTCTAATGCCCCTGCTAACCATCCTCGTTTGATGAACGAATTGATTAAACTGCGGGATCGCGGCGGAAAGGTTATTGTGGTAAATCCTGTGCAGGAAGTGGGCTTACTTAAGTTTGCTTCTCCGGCTTTCCCCCTTACATCCTTGATCAATGGCTCGGAAATTGCCTCATTATATCTTCAACTGATCCCCGGTAGTGATGTCGCTCTGTTTGTGGGCATTCAAAAAGCGTTAATTGAACAAAATTTGCTGAAAATCGATTATCTAAAAGACCATACACAAGGATGGGAAGCGGTGATCGACTATGCTCAATTAACGCCTTGGGAAAAGATTACTCAAACTTGCGGCCTTTCTCAACCAGAAATAGAAGTGGCGGCTCAAATGATTGCTAGTTCTAAAGGAGTAATCTTTGCTTGGGCCATGGGAGTCACTCAACATACAAACGGCGTAGATAACGTTTTTGCTATCGCTAATACAGCCCTATTAAGCGGCAATGCTGGTAAAGAGGGTGCCGGTACTATGCCTATTCGCGGACATTCTAATGTTCAAGGATATGGCTCTATGGGGGTAACCATACGCCTGAAAAAAGAAATTCAAGAAGCCCTCGAAAAACTCCTAGGACGCTCTTTAAGTCGTGTTCCGGGATATCACGCCCGAGATTTGATTGAAGCCGCCTATGGGGGCAAAGTTGACACCCTCATCTGTGTCGGGGGAAATTTATATGCCGCTAATCCAGATTTGAATCAAGCTAAAGCCGCTTTAGGCCAAATTGAAACCATCTTTTATTTGGCAACTAAACCCAATTTAGGCCATTTTCACGGTTTAGCTCGGAAAAATACGATTATTATTCCGGTGTTAAATCGCTTTGAAAATCCCCATAAAACCACCACAGAATCCGGTAACAATTTCGTTCGCCTTAATGATGAGGGAAAAACCCATATAACAGAAGGGTACCTGATTTCAGAAGTAGAATTTTTAAGCGAATTAGCCGCACGACTTTTGGGGGATTATCCGGTTAACTGGCGGGGACTTCAAGATACTAAATATATCAGACAATTAATCGCCCAAACGATCCCCGGTTTTGAAAAAATGGCTACCATCGATGAAACCGGCGAAGAATTCACCATTGGCGACAGAATTTTTACAGAACCCTTATTTGCCACTGCTTCCGGCAAAGCGAGTATGTATGTTACCCCGATCCCCGAATTAAGCTTACCTACTCTCAAAGATTTTGGCCTACCTGAATCAGTCAAAGGTATAGTCTTAACTCTGATTACTCTACGCAGTTACTCTCAACATAATACGGTAGTCTATAAGGAGCATGATTACTATCGAGGAATGCCGCATCGCCATTGTATTTTAATGAATCAAAAAGATGCTCACAGTGGCGGATGGCAAGAACATCAGCGCGTCACGGTACAAGGAGATGCCGGCAAACTCGAAAACGTTGAGATTATCTTCGGTTCGGTGCGGACTGGAGCGGCTGTCATGTTTTATCCGGAAGCTAATGTGATTTTTAAAGCTAAAACTGATCCTCGCTGTGGTATTCCGGGTTTTAAGCGAGTTCCTGTGCTGATTTATGCCTAA
- the moaA gene encoding GTP 3',8-cyclase MoaA, translating into MNQVDYLRISLIDRCNFRCHYCMPEGAELDYILLPELLTNEELLTLLKEVFMPLGFKKFRLTGGEPLLRPRVVNLVREIAGLPGTEDLAMTTNAFLLADFASDLYQAGLRRINISLDSLNPETFDKIIGNRGRSRWQKTWAGIQAAHEVGFDPLKLNVVVIPGVNEEEILDLAALSIDRHWHVRFIEFMPIGNANLFEQRAWIPSEELRQRIRDRWGLRESQVRGNGPADVFQIPGAKGTLGFISQMSECFCDRCNRVRLSADGWLRPCLLNETGQIDLKTALRRGVSVSELREQVKELLQIKAEINFKQRNSGTTSGIYTRTMSQIGG; encoded by the coding sequence ATGAATCAAGTCGACTATCTTCGTATCAGTCTGATTGACCGTTGTAACTTTCGCTGTCATTACTGTATGCCTGAAGGAGCAGAACTGGATTATATTCTTTTACCTGAACTGCTGACTAACGAGGAACTGTTAACGCTTCTCAAAGAGGTTTTTATGCCGCTTGGGTTTAAAAAATTTCGCTTGACAGGGGGAGAACCTTTACTGCGTCCGAGAGTAGTGAACTTGGTACGGGAGATTGCAGGTTTACCCGGCACGGAAGATTTAGCCATGACCACTAATGCTTTTTTATTGGCAGATTTTGCCAGCGATCTTTATCAAGCGGGCTTAAGACGGATTAATATTAGTTTAGATTCTCTAAATCCAGAAACATTTGATAAAATCATTGGTAATCGCGGGAGAAGTCGCTGGCAAAAAACTTGGGCAGGCATTCAGGCAGCGCATGAGGTAGGTTTTGATCCTCTCAAGCTTAATGTGGTGGTTATTCCTGGGGTGAATGAGGAGGAAATCTTGGATTTAGCGGCTTTAAGTATTGATCGTCATTGGCACGTTAGATTTATAGAATTTATGCCCATTGGCAATGCAAATCTATTTGAGCAAAGAGCTTGGATACCCTCAGAAGAGTTACGCCAACGCATTCGAGACAGATGGGGGTTAAGGGAGTCTCAAGTGAGGGGAAATGGACCGGCGGATGTGTTTCAAATACCGGGGGCAAAAGGTACGTTAGGATTTATTAGTCAGATGTCGGAGTGTTTTTGTGATCGCTGTAACCGCGTACGTTTATCGGCCGATGGTTGGTTACGTCCTTGTTTATTAAATGAAACCGGTCAAATTGATTTAAAAACTGCTTTACGTCGAGGAGTATCGGTTAGTGAATTAAGAGAGCAGGTAAAGGAA
- a CDS encoding DUF2382 domain-containing protein, which yields MSLIKIHDYNPNYKDDIFRGSDIKGYSIYGNLDQDKVGSVYDILVDESGFLRYLVIDTGLWIFGKKVLLPIGRCRIDYANRRVYATDLTREQVESLPEYNDDLTVDYNYEERVRNAYRRPGVQAAAYTSNSYNYEHEPELYGVRQKDHDTIKLYEERLIANKTREKTGEVTIGKRVETEQATASVPVQKERVIVERNNPTNPDQPVTPGEVAFREGEVARVAVYEETADIHKQAFVREEVTVRKEIEQDQVTAKETLRREELDVDVDGKPIINDSTLNR from the coding sequence ATGTCCTTAATTAAAATTCACGATTACAATCCTAATTACAAAGACGATATTTTTCGCGGTTCCGATATCAAAGGATACAGTATTTATGGAAATCTAGATCAAGATAAAGTCGGTTCGGTTTATGATATTTTAGTAGATGAATCTGGATTTTTGCGTTATCTAGTTATTGATACTGGACTGTGGATTTTTGGCAAAAAAGTTTTACTCCCTATTGGCCGTTGCCGCATAGATTACGCTAATCGTCGTGTTTATGCGACCGATTTAACCCGAGAACAAGTAGAAAGTTTGCCCGAATACAATGATGATCTCACAGTAGATTATAACTACGAGGAGCGCGTGAGAAATGCTTATCGTCGTCCTGGCGTTCAAGCGGCTGCCTACACTTCCAACAGTTACAATTATGAGCATGAGCCAGAACTCTATGGCGTGAGACAAAAGGATCATGATACGATTAAGCTTTATGAAGAACGCTTAATTGCTAATAAAACTCGTGAGAAAACCGGCGAAGTCACTATTGGTAAACGAGTAGAAACTGAACAAGCTACAGCCTCTGTTCCTGTTCAAAAAGAGCGGGTTATTGTGGAACGCAATAATCCTACCAACCCAGATCAGCCTGTAACCCCCGGTGAAGTCGCTTTCCGAGAGGGTGAAGTGGCTCGCGTGGCTGTCTATGAGGAAACAGCAGATATCCATAAACAAGCCTTTGTTCGTGAAGAAGTCACCGTCAGAAAAGAGATCGAACAAGATCAAGTCACCGCTAAAGAAACCCTACGTCGTGAAGAGTTAGATGTGGATGTAGATGGCAAACCCATTATTAACGATTCCACTCTTAACCGCTAA
- a CDS encoding DUF5132 domain-containing protein, whose product MALISDTFEGIGALVEDFGVPGLVVGVGAIVLAPVLGPTLVKVGKPAAKALVKGSILFYEKSRGTLAEAREALEDLVAESRAELAEAQERKLLEGSSGSSVQPEG is encoded by the coding sequence ATGGCTTTAATCAGTGATACTTTTGAAGGAATTGGTGCTTTAGTGGAAGATTTCGGCGTTCCGGGTCTAGTGGTTGGGGTTGGTGCTATCGTTTTAGCCCCAGTTTTAGGACCTACTTTAGTTAAAGTGGGTAAACCAGCCGCTAAAGCGCTTGTTAAAGGCAGCATTTTGTTCTACGAAAAGAGTCGAGGCACTTTAGCCGAAGCTAGAGAAGCTCTCGAAGATTTAGTAGCAGAAAGCCGCGCCGAATTGGCCGAAGCACAAGAGCGTAAACTTTTAGAAGGTTCTAGCGGCTCCTCGGTTCAACCCGAAGGATAG
- a CDS encoding DUF2382 domain-containing protein — MMTNNALNPDAEAREVEEYQIELLEERLKIDRHRRKVGEVVIRKEIEIKTVEIPVRLEKLIIEQVGTETQRLAEVDLSRETITGDDLFKTTPTTAATTVEGTFSSLEQAIEILAIIARQPPHGCQSVQVKLLLEDGKFQESYQIMFQKYAQ, encoded by the coding sequence ATGATGACTAACAACGCTCTGAATCCTGACGCAGAAGCTCGAGAAGTAGAAGAGTACCAGATTGAATTATTGGAAGAAAGGCTGAAGATTGATCGCCATAGACGCAAAGTTGGAGAAGTTGTTATTCGTAAAGAGATAGAAATTAAAACAGTTGAAATCCCTGTTCGTTTAGAAAAATTAATTATTGAACAAGTCGGCACAGAAACTCAACGTTTAGCAGAAGTTGATTTAAGTCGGGAAACGATTACAGGCGATGACTTATTCAAAACAACACCCACAACGGCGGCGACTACGGTAGAAGGAACCTTTTCTTCTCTCGAGCAAGCTATAGAAATTTTAGCCATCATCGCTCGTCAACCTCCTCATGGTTGTCAGTCGGTACAAGTTAAACTCCTGCTTGAAGATGGTAAATTTCAGGAAAGTTATCAAATTATGTTCCAAAAATACGCCCAATAA
- a CDS encoding heavy metal translocating P-type ATPase gives MVNLALSPVKTINRGETFKRSAAIATTTTQDKLVLSCPPVSYRIVHEVAGRIRVRIPKIINDLDYCQALQALASLDEQITELKVKRSAGSVTFYYQPEKLSVKESRAYCSELIELANHPAIYQQRDEIIDECEKSEQKISWSALRLPLAATVLALLNGPLGFTLPALVVRGVIAAAALPVVKRAWEGILEERKLNVDFLDLTAITIITAQSHFLTSCSMLLLIQLGETIRELTARSSKNQALDLLSSLAQSAWVERNGEKLQIPLEKLLPEDTVIVYPGEQIPVDGHILQGKALIDEQRLTGESMPVVKNQGEMVYASTLVREGQIYVLAERLGEETRAGQTLKMLKEVPIHDTRMENYAAKLADNTVMPTILLGALVFAVTRNPARAASVLTIDFATGIRVSVPTTVMAALYGAARRGVVIRSGRALEQLAQVDAIVFDKTGTLTQGNIQVIGIKTASEQIVPERVVQLAAAAEKRITHPVAEAVIRYAKDNKIEVPSRGEWDFQVGLGIRAEIEGHDVLVGSERFLIKEGVNVEPLYEHNPELKENSYPLIYVASDGEVLGVLEYTDPLRKETPSVIKALREEMGAEIHILTGDIQQRAAAVAQILNIPPSNTHAEAFPETKAQIVQSLHNEGYTVAFVGDGLNDSAALAYADVSISFAEGSDVARETADVVLMKNNLQGLVEAIAIARNAKQIIYQNAAIVGVPNLCGLALASTIGINPMTATMINNGSSVLAGMNGLRPVLTAKIEDEEQPQL, from the coding sequence ATGGTAAATTTGGCACTGTCTCCTGTTAAAACTATCAACAGGGGAGAAACTTTTAAGAGATCGGCAGCAATTGCAACCACGACAACACAAGACAAATTAGTCTTATCTTGTCCGCCGGTCTCCTATCGGATCGTTCATGAAGTAGCAGGACGAATTCGAGTTCGCATTCCAAAAATCATTAACGATCTCGACTATTGTCAAGCGTTACAAGCCTTAGCCTCGCTAGATGAACAGATTACAGAGCTTAAGGTCAAACGTAGTGCCGGCTCAGTTACCTTTTACTATCAACCCGAAAAGCTTTCTGTCAAAGAAAGCCGCGCTTACTGTAGCGAACTGATAGAACTGGCCAATCATCCCGCCATCTACCAACAGCGCGATGAAATTATCGATGAATGTGAAAAATCCGAGCAGAAAATTTCTTGGTCTGCCCTAAGACTCCCCCTAGCCGCAACGGTTTTGGCACTGCTCAACGGTCCATTAGGATTCACCCTTCCCGCCTTGGTGGTTAGAGGCGTTATCGCTGCGGCGGCTCTCCCTGTAGTCAAACGTGCTTGGGAAGGCATTTTAGAAGAACGCAAGCTCAACGTAGATTTTCTCGACTTGACGGCGATCACCATTATTACGGCTCAAAGTCATTTCTTGACCTCTTGCAGTATGTTGTTACTGATTCAACTCGGGGAAACTATTCGAGAACTAACCGCCCGTTCCTCAAAAAATCAAGCCTTAGATTTACTGAGTTCTTTAGCTCAAAGCGCATGGGTAGAAAGAAACGGGGAAAAACTGCAAATCCCCCTAGAAAAACTGCTCCCTGAAGATACCGTGATCGTCTATCCCGGCGAACAAATTCCGGTGGATGGTCATATTCTGCAAGGAAAAGCCCTCATTGATGAACAAAGACTCACCGGCGAATCTATGCCAGTGGTGAAAAATCAAGGGGAGATGGTGTATGCTTCTACCCTCGTCAGAGAAGGGCAAATTTATGTCTTAGCCGAACGCTTAGGCGAAGAAACCCGCGCAGGACAAACCCTAAAAATGCTCAAAGAGGTACCTATACACGATACCCGCATGGAAAACTATGCCGCCAAGCTGGCTGATAATACCGTAATGCCTACGATATTATTAGGGGCCTTAGTTTTTGCGGTCACTCGTAATCCGGCTCGCGCCGCCTCGGTTCTCACTATCGACTTTGCCACCGGTATTCGCGTCTCAGTGCCCACCACCGTGATGGCTGCCTTATATGGAGCCGCTCGCCGAGGCGTTGTGATCCGCAGTGGACGGGCATTAGAACAACTGGCGCAAGTAGATGCCATCGTCTTTGATAAAACCGGCACCTTAACCCAAGGCAACATTCAAGTCATTGGCATCAAAACCGCTTCCGAGCAAATAGTCCCCGAACGAGTGGTACAACTGGCCGCCGCCGCCGAAAAACGCATCACTCACCCAGTGGCAGAAGCCGTAATTCGTTACGCCAAAGATAACAAAATAGAGGTTCCTTCTCGAGGAGAATGGGATTTTCAAGTGGGTTTAGGCATTCGCGCCGAGATCGAAGGGCACGATGTTTTAGTGGGTAGCGAGCGCTTCTTAATTAAAGAAGGAGTTAATGTCGAGCCTCTGTATGAGCATAACCCAGAACTCAAAGAAAACAGCTATCCCTTAATTTACGTCGCCAGTGATGGGGAAGTGTTGGGTGTGCTAGAGTATACTGACCCTCTGCGGAAAGAAACCCCAAGCGTAATTAAAGCTTTACGCGAGGAAATGGGCGCAGAAATTCACATCCTCACCGGCGATATTCAACAACGCGCTGCCGCCGTCGCTCAAATTTTAAACATTCCCCCCAGTAATACCCACGCTGAAGCCTTCCCAGAAACTAAAGCGCAAATCGTTCAAAGCTTACACAATGAAGGTTATACCGTCGCCTTTGTGGGAGATGGCTTAAATGATTCAGCCGCCTTAGCTTATGCAGATGTGTCGATTTCCTTCGCCGAAGGTTCAGATGTGGCGCGAGAAACCGCAGATGTAGTATTAATGAAGAATAATCTCCAGGGATTAGTAGAAGCGATCGCTATTGCCCGCAACGCCAAACAAATTATCTATCAAAACGCGGCAATTGTGGGCGTGCCTAACCTTTGTGGATTAGCCCTTGCCTCCACCATAGGGATTAATCCCATGACAGCAACCATGATTAACAATGGTTCAAGCGTGCTGGCAGGAATGAATGGACTTCGCCCTGTCCTGACAGCCAAAATCGAAGACGAAGAACAACCACAACTATAA
- a CDS encoding HMA2 domain-containing protein — protein sequence MNNVESTCSQQGFEILHSVANRVRLRALDTKTKDKLTAIAQHLRTIAGIESVRINQDTGSLVITYDQNQLSRAQVQQLFEPYGVTQETPSPELTGADTYNQTLKRLTSLIPPVVGLAAVRGLGIVGWQGFAAYMVATQVTRGLMNQFESPSSKLAEKKLPLETTNSSKPAHSNYQVIHEIPGRIRLSFKKVKQDLDLVKKLENLTQWDNRITSVRVNPEAETVVINYRTATPLNTGQIPLNAAELIALIELITEHEADLKNPSIAEILNPEKVIPQETENRAIDHPESVKQKGQEKSENVIEQTETDSTNVLGSELVSEEDENNPQAPSEPKNQLGENASSVLDESEPLVSSTKEPPADSSDEKTINSIESAPDAERFELSEYPLDSPWRRFKACMLNTMLRLMVNFPLQQA from the coding sequence ATGAACAATGTAGAAAGCACCTGTTCACAGCAGGGGTTTGAGATTCTACATAGTGTTGCTAACCGGGTTCGACTGCGTGCATTAGACACAAAGACGAAGGACAAACTAACGGCCATAGCGCAACACTTGCGAACAATAGCGGGAATTGAATCAGTCCGCATCAACCAAGATACTGGTAGTCTCGTGATTACCTATGATCAAAATCAACTATCTCGCGCACAAGTGCAGCAACTTTTTGAGCCTTATGGTGTCACTCAAGAAACGCCCTCACCAGAATTAACGGGTGCGGATACCTATAACCAAACCCTCAAACGACTAACCTCATTGATTCCCCCAGTGGTGGGACTTGCGGCGGTGCGAGGATTAGGAATCGTCGGATGGCAAGGGTTTGCGGCCTATATGGTGGCCACTCAAGTGACTCGTGGCCTGATGAATCAATTTGAGAGTCCATCGTCAAAATTAGCCGAAAAAAAATTGCCGCTTGAGACAACAAACTCGTCAAAACCGGCTCACTCAAACTATCAAGTGATTCACGAAATACCTGGAAGGATTCGTCTTTCCTTCAAAAAAGTTAAGCAAGACCTTGACTTGGTAAAGAAATTGGAAAACTTAACCCAGTGGGATAACCGTATTACCAGTGTACGAGTTAATCCTGAAGCGGAAACGGTAGTGATCAACTATCGAACAGCAACCCCCTTAAATACCGGACAAATACCTTTAAATGCGGCTGAATTAATCGCTTTAATAGAATTGATTACCGAGCATGAGGCAGACTTAAAAAATCCATCCATCGCCGAAATCTTGAACCCTGAAAAAGTTATCCCTCAAGAGACTGAAAATCGGGCCATTGATCACCCTGAATCTGTGAAACAGAAGGGTCAAGAAAAAAGCGAAAATGTAATCGAACAGACAGAAACCGACTCAACAAATGTGTTAGGCTCTGAACTCGTGTCAGAAGAAGACGAGAATAATCCTCAAGCGCCTTCTGAACCCAAAAATCAACTGGGGGAGAATGCGAGTTCCGTACTCGATGAATCTGAGCCACTCGTTTCCTCAACGAAAGAGCCGCCCGCAGACTCATCAGATGAGAAAACCATTAATTCTATAGAATCAGCACCAGACGCTGAAAGGTTCGAGCTTTCCGAGTATCCTTTAGACAGTCCTTGGCGGCGGTTCAAAGCTTGTATGCTCAATACCATGCTCAGATTAATGGTTAACTTTCCGCTTCAACAAGCTTAA